A DNA window from Coffea arabica cultivar ET-39 chromosome 6c, Coffea Arabica ET-39 HiFi, whole genome shotgun sequence contains the following coding sequences:
- the LOC113694086 gene encoding calcium-transporting ATPase 1, plasma membrane-type-like translates to MEKLLKEFNVPAKHGSEEELSLWRKLVMPVKNPKRRFRYVANLDKRSAVQEQKAKIGEKLQACLVLYMEELESTDAGDVLYEGL, encoded by the exons ATGGAGAAGCTACTGAAGGAATTCAATGTACCGGCAAAGCATGGATCAGAAGAGGAGCTGAGCTTGTGGAGAAAGCTTGTCATGCCTGTCAAGAACCCCAAGCGGCGTTTCCGTTATGTGGCAAATCTTGACAAGAGATCGGCAGTCCAAGAACAAAAGGCAAAAATTGGA GAAAAATTACAGGCCTGCTTGGTGCTTTACATGGAAGAACTAGAGTCTACTGATG CTGGTGATGTACTTTATGAAGGGCTATAG
- the LOC113693885 gene encoding DEAD-box ATP-dependent RNA helicase 40, which produces MATAEAAPASLGPRYAPEDPTLPQPWKGLIDGSTGVLYYWNPETNVTQYEKPTAVAPPLPPGPPPSASTPTLAPIPGARTTQASEVQNQQMQAQQQVQQVNPHLQQQQQQQALISPHIVQRHSSQIPPTGQQQGSQLVPSVEQQGQLTPQHLRPQMLQYVGQSTPSQSGQVQVPPGSHAPQQPMQQMGQQTLMYQGPPGGNPQTHQFPHQQTQYMPYQQNVLQHGHQNSQQQTLQRHHFSHQQDHKMGFPPREDIDSQQGKQVGHSPAQIQSSASSSIQNLPAGSSSMQAPQMGVQPNQATQFGGSSVNMQQPASLLQLQQGAMDLLQPQHGSRFQNQMGPSMMHAQQPKGPPFGPNVGYDGSPLGRAGNDLYYNSNKDGHVMAPQQPKLAAIPMARNNQEMRRGDVHLQNVVPSHPGGLSGVTGPPMHDLYGHATGGPLFPNDSFTRPPPGIIGPSDANATHLSPADVYRQKHEVTATGDNVPAPFMTFEATGFPPEILREIQLAGFSFPTPIQAQTWPIALQSRDIVAIAKTGSGKTLGYLIPAFMHLRRLHNNPQYGPTVLVLAPTRELATQIQDEAIKFGRSSRVTCTCLYGGASKGPQLKELERGADIVVATPGRLNDILDSKRIDFRQVSFLVLDEADRMLDMGFEPQIRKIVNEIPPRRQTLMYTATWPKEVRKIANDLLVNPVQVNIGSVDELAANKSITQYVEVVPQMEKQRRLEQILRSQERGSKIIIFCSTKKLCDQLARSIGRNFGAAAIHGDKNQGERDWVLNQFRSGKTPILVATDVAARGLDIRDIRVVINYDFPTGIEDYVHRIGRTGRAGATGVSYTFFSEQDWKYAADLVKVLEGADQQVPPEVKDMALRGAPSFSRDRGGINRFDSADVDGGGGRWESGGHGGMRDFGSGGRGGMRDSGFGGRGGMRDGGFGGRGGMRDGGFGGRGGFGNRGGMRYGSFGGRGGRDGGFGGGGGGPGGWDRNDRYSMDGRGRGRGRGRGRFDNRREIGDRSRGRSYSSSPERVRTWGYSRSRSRSKSRSRSRSRSYSRSHSRSRSWSRSYSPRRSRSRSPSYERYERRRRKTKFDQMDVNVPNADVPSESGMSPMSPGRQGNGFSGSGAMPAPAPAPAVQVPFISSTDPGTTGSHPTNPGIDPEV; this is translated from the exons ATGGCGACTGCTGAGGCAGCACCAGCGTCACTAGGGCCACGCTATGCTCCCGAAGATCCTACTCTGCCGCAACCTTGGAAGGGATTAATTGATGGTAGCACGGGTGTTTTATACTACTGGAATCCTGAAACTAATGTTACGCAATATGAAAAGCCTACTGCTGTTGCTCCTCCATTGCCCCCCGGTCCACCTCCTTCAGCTTCTACCCCTACTTTGGCTCCAATTCCAGGCGCTAGGACTACCCAAGCAAGTGAAGTCCAAAACCAGCAAATGCAGGCCCAACAACAAGTACAACAAGTGAATCCTCAtttgcagcagcagcagcagcaacaagCACTGATATCACCTCATATTGTTCAACGGCATAGCTCGCAAATACCACCAACTGGGCAGCAACAGGGTTCACAGTTGGTTCCTTCTGTGGAACAACAGGGGCAGCTAACACCACAGCACCTTAGGCCACAGATGTTGCAATATGTTGGTCAATCAACGCCATCGCAGTCGGGACAAGTACAGGTCCCTCCTGGATCACATGCTCCACAACAACCAATGCAACAAATGGGCCAGCAAACTCTCATGTATCAAGGTCCACCCGGAGGGAATCCACAGACCCATCAGTTTCCCCACCAACAGACTCAGTATATGCCATATCAACAGAATGTACTTCAGCACGGACATCAAAATTCACAGCAACAGACTCTCCAAAGGCACCACTTTTCCCATCAACAGGATCACAAGATGGGGTTCCCACCTCGGGAGGATATTGATTCACAACAAGGAAAGCAAGTGGGACATTCACCTGCACAGATTCAGTCTAGTGCTTCATCCTCAATTCAAAATCTTCCTGCTGGTAGTAGTTCCATGCAGGCACCTCAGATGGGTGTTCAACCTAATCAAGCTACGCAGTTTGGTGGCTCCTCAGTCAACATGCAGCAGCCTGCATCTTTATTACAGTTGCAGCAGGGTGCAATGGATTTGCTTCAACCTCAGCATGGCTCGAGGTTTCAGAATCAGATGGGCCCCTCAATGATGCATGCCCAACAGCCAAAGGGACCCCCATTTGGACCAAATGTGGGCTATGATGGAAGCCCTCTTGGAAGAGCTGGAAATGATTTGTATTATAACTCTAACAAGGATGGCCACGTGATGGCTCCTCAGCAGCCCAAGCTTGCTGCAATACCAATGGCAAGAAATAATCAG GAGATGAGGAGGGGGGATGTTCACCTTCAAAATGTCGTACCAAGTCATCCTGGGGGACTGAGTGGTGTAACTGGGCCACCTATGCATGACTTATATGGTCATGCAACTGGTGGTCCACTATTTCCAAACGATTCTTTCACAAGGCCTCCTCCAGGCATTATAGGACCCTCAGATGCTAATGCAACTCATCTCTCGCCTGCTGATGTTTATCGCCAAAAGCATGAAGTAACAGCAACG GGGGACAATGTTCCTGCTCCATTCATGACTTTTGAGGCCACTGGTTTCCCACCAGAAATACTGAGGGAG ATACAGTTGGCTGGTTTCTCTTTTCCCACACCaattcaggcgcaaacttggcCAATTGCTTTACAAAGCAGGGACATAGTTGCAATTGCAAAGACAGGTTCTGGGAAAACATTGGGATACTTAATCCCTGCATTCATGCATCTCAGAAGACTCCACAACAATCCCCAGTATGGCCCCACTGTGTTGGTTTTAGCTCCAACTCGTGAGCTTGCCACACAAATACAGGATGAAGCTATCAAGTTTGGTCGATCTTCCAGAGTTACTTGCACA TGCCTGTATGGCGGTGCTTCCAAAGGCCCTCAGCTAAAAGAACTGGAGAGGGGAGCAGATATTGTTGTTGCCACTCCTGGTCGGTTGAATGACATTCTTGATAGCAAGAGGATTGATTTTCGGCAGGTCTCTTTTCTTGTGCTTGATGAAGCTGATCGAATGCTTGACATGGGTTTTGAACCTCAGATTCGCAAGATTGTTAATGAAATACCACCACGGAGACAAACACTCATGTACACTGCTACTTGGCCTAAAGAAGTGAGAAAAATAGCGAATGATCTTCTTGTTAATCCAGTACAGGTGAACATTGGGAGTGTAGATGAACTTGCTGCCAATAAGTCCATCACACAG TATGTTGAAGTGGTCCCTCAAATGGAGAAGCAGAGACGCTTGGAGCAAATTCTTAGATCCCAAGAACGGGGTTCCAAAATTATCATCTTCTGTTCAACAAAAAAGTTGTGTGATCAGCTGGCACGTAGTATTGGTCGCAACTTTGGGGCTGCTGCAATTCATGGAGACAAGAATCAGGGCGAGAGGGATTGGGTTCTGAATCAATTTCGATCTGGGAAGACCCCAATCTTAGTGGCCACTGATGTTGCAGCACGTGGGCTTGATATCCGAGACATAAG GGTTGTCATCAATTATGACTTCCCAACGGGCATTGAAGATTACGTTCACCGCATTGGAAGAACTGGCAGGGCTGGTGCTACAGGTGTGTCTTACACCTTTTTCTCTGAGCAGGATTGGAAATATGCTGCGGATCTAGTTAAAGTATTGGAGGGGGCAGATCAGCAAGTACCGCCAGAAGTAAAAGATATGGCTTTACGAGGTGCACCAAGCTTCAGCAGGGATCGAGGTGGGATAAATCGTTTTGATTCTGCTGATGTTGATGGTGGTGGTGGACGTTGGGAATCTGGTGGCCATGGTGGGATGAGGGATTTTGGCTCTGGTGGCCGAGGTGGGATGAGGGATAGTGGCTTTGGTGGCCGTGGAGGGATGAGGGATGGTGGCTTTGGCGGTCGTGGTGGGATGAGGGATGGTGGCTTTGGTGGCCGTGGTGGCTTTGGCAACCGTGGTGGGATGAGGTACGGTAGTTTTGGTGGCCGTGGAGGGAGAGACGGTGGatttggtggtggtggtggtggcccTGGTGGTTGGGATAGGAATGATCGTTATAGCATGGATGGGCGAGGGCGTGGTAGGGGACGTGGACGGGGCCGATTTGATAATAGAAGAGAGATTGGAGATAGAAGTAGAGGCAGAAGCTACAGCTCCAGTCCTGAGAGGGTACGAACGTGGGGTTATAGCAGGAGCAGGAGCAGGAGCAAGAGCCGAAGCCGAAGCAGGAGTAGGAGTTACAGTCGGAGCCACAGTAGGAGTAGAAGCTGGTCACGCAGCTATAGCCCAAGGCGCAGCCGAAGCCGCAGCCCCAGCTATGAGAGATATGAGAGGCGGCGACGCAAAACTAAGTTTGATCAGATGGATGTGAACGTTCCAAATGCTGATGTTCCTTCCGAGTCAGGTATGTCTCCCATGTCTCCAGGCAGACAGGGCAACGGATTTTCTGGGTCTGGGGCTATGCCTGCGCCTGCGCCTGCGCCTGCTGTGCAAGTACCTTTTATTTCAAGCACTGATCCTGGCACCACTGGATCTCATCCTACCAATCCAGGCATCGATCCAGAGGTTTGA